A window of the Mucilaginibacter sp. cycad4 genome harbors these coding sequences:
- a CDS encoding alpha-L-fucosidase, which produces MLKQKIKIIGTGLILILMSYSFAAKSQEMGDAERKSMEKGKVYPSLKGVGQGVSGPGSNLPPEKMQWWEDQKFGMFIHWGLYSIPATGEWTMFNQKIPAEEYAKLADQFNPKHFNAAEWAKVAKEAGMKYMVMVSRHHDGFALWNSPSSYKHFDSWETIAHRDFVKEYTNACRKAGLYVGIYYSPLDWRFPGYFDPKGLPDNAALLKKQTYGQVEELMKKYGKIDILWYDGGWLAHQGTDADAAWFWEPLKLNAMVRSYNPDVVINPRSGMVGDFQTDEGGGDVKGPIIPFPWEKCLNLNETSWGYNKAQRLMPLKKIINMLVNTVDRGGNMLLNVGPDPDGVIPPTHVDRLKEVGNWLAKNGESIYQTRPGPFQPVDDFYGATYKGSNIYIHLLKMPEGETVIKLPPIKQTITTCSVLHGKKVKFHQDATGVNLDLATVGLDSLVTTLVLKTKGN; this is translated from the coding sequence ATGCTCAAACAAAAAATAAAAATTATTGGCACCGGGCTTATATTAATTCTCATGAGCTATTCTTTTGCGGCAAAAAGCCAGGAAATGGGCGACGCAGAAAGAAAATCAATGGAAAAAGGTAAGGTCTACCCCTCATTAAAGGGTGTAGGGCAAGGCGTATCGGGCCCGGGTTCCAATCTTCCGCCCGAAAAGATGCAGTGGTGGGAAGATCAGAAATTCGGGATGTTCATACATTGGGGCTTGTATTCAATCCCGGCCACGGGCGAATGGACGATGTTCAACCAAAAGATACCTGCTGAGGAATATGCCAAATTAGCTGATCAGTTTAATCCGAAGCATTTTAACGCTGCAGAATGGGCTAAAGTAGCGAAAGAGGCAGGTATGAAGTATATGGTAATGGTGAGCAGGCATCATGATGGTTTTGCCCTTTGGAACAGCCCTTCAAGTTATAAGCATTTTGATAGTTGGGAAACTATCGCTCACCGCGATTTTGTAAAAGAGTATACAAATGCCTGCCGTAAAGCGGGTTTGTATGTTGGTATTTATTACTCCCCGCTTGACTGGCGTTTTCCGGGTTATTTTGATCCGAAAGGGCTTCCTGACAATGCAGCCTTGCTCAAGAAACAAACGTATGGGCAGGTAGAGGAGTTAATGAAAAAATATGGCAAAATAGATATTTTGTGGTACGATGGCGGCTGGCTGGCGCATCAAGGTACTGATGCCGACGCGGCCTGGTTTTGGGAACCATTAAAACTTAATGCCATGGTACGTAGCTATAACCCGGATGTGGTCATTAATCCAAGATCGGGAATGGTGGGAGATTTCCAGACAGATGAAGGCGGTGGCGATGTTAAGGGCCCCATTATTCCCTTCCCATGGGAGAAATGCCTGAACCTTAACGAAACAAGTTGGGGATATAATAAAGCTCAGCGACTGATGCCGCTGAAAAAAATTATAAATATGCTTGTTAATACTGTTGACCGCGGCGGAAATATGTTATTAAATGTTGGGCCAGACCCGGATGGTGTTATTCCTCCAACGCACGTGGACCGGCTGAAAGAAGTGGGAAACTGGTTAGCAAAAAACGGGGAAAGTATTTATCAAACGCGTCCCGGGCCTTTTCAACCCGTTGATGATTTTTATGGTGCTACTTACAAAGGCAGTAATATATACATCCACCTGCTCAAAATGCCGGAGGGAGAAACCGTAATTAAATTGCCGCCAATTAAACAGACTATTACAACGTGTTCGGTGCTTCATGGTAAAAAGGTTAAATTTCATCAGGATGCAACCGGTGTCAATCTTGACCTGGCCACAGTAGGATTAGATTCGCTGGTAACCACTTTGGTATTAAAAACAAAAGGCAACTAA
- a CDS encoding transmembrane 220 family protein — protein sequence MVAIINIIFCLSFLVFAYLNLNDVDPWLWVPIYLSAAVCCGLVVFHQVYPKLYLCLIAIYLVHACIIYFSKDGVRDWITKYNKPSLVETMQADKPYIEKTREFFGLLIIAGALLINYIVA from the coding sequence ATGGTTGCTATTATAAATATCATTTTCTGTCTTTCTTTCCTGGTCTTCGCTTACCTTAACCTCAACGATGTCGATCCATGGCTTTGGGTACCGATCTACCTTAGTGCGGCGGTATGTTGCGGGCTGGTAGTTTTTCACCAGGTTTATCCGAAGTTGTATCTATGTTTGATCGCGATATACCTTGTTCACGCATGTATCATTTATTTTTCTAAAGATGGCGTCCGCGACTGGATAACGAAATATAACAAGCCAAGTCTGGTAGAAACGATGCAGGCAGACAAGCCCTATATAGAAAAAACGAGGGAGTTCTTTGGCCTGCTGATTATTGCCGGCGCATTGCTCATCAATTATATCGTGGCCTGA